The sequence TGCGCCAGATCCGGGAGGGGAAGAGACATTTCAATTTACTCCGCCTCCTTGTAGGCTTGCCGTTGGGCGCAGCTGAGGATACCACGCAGCATGTCCACCTCCCGCTTTTCCAGCCGGGCGCGTCCGAACAGGCGCCGCAGCCGGCGCATGATGGATGGGGCCTGCTTGCTGGAATGGAGAAAGCCGATATCGTTTAGCGCCTGCGCCAGATGACGGTAGAAGGATTCCAGCTCGGCATGGGTGGCTAGGCGCTCTTCTCTGGGCTCGGAAGGCATCGCCTTCCCGGCCAGAAACAGCTCGTAGGCGACCACCTGGACCGCCGCGGCCAAGTTGAGGGAGGAATAGTCCGGATTGCAGGGAATGTGGAGGCCGAACTGGCACAGATCCAGCTCTTCGTTGGTCAGGCCCGAACGCTCGCGACCGAAGACGAGGGCGACCCGGTGCCCCGGCGGTTCCGCCGTCACCCTTTCGGCGCACTGGCGGGGTGTCAGCAAGGGCCACTGGATGGTCCGCCGCCGGGCGCTGGTGCCGATCACCAGCTGGCAATCGGCCACCGCCTCGGCCAGGGAAGCGTGACAGCGGGCCTGGGCCAGGACATCGTCCGCGCCGGCGGCCCGCGCCGTCGCCTCGTGATGGGGAAAACATTTCGGCGCCACCAGCGCCAGTTCGTAAAGCCCCATGTTCTTCATCGCCCGCGCGGCGGCGCCGATGTTGCCGGGATGGCTGGTCTCCACCAGTACGATACGAATCTGGGGCACGATCTCCAACCGCTTGAGCTTACCACTTGTCAATTTTCACTTCCGGGAGCTGGGAAGGGTCTGCCGGACCAAAATTCATCCGTAAATTTAGGCCCGGAGCGGCCTTCCCTGGCCGCTGACAGACCCTTCCCAGCCCCCTCTGATAGAAGTGATAGGTGCCGAACCGCTTGAGAAACAGCCGACGGATTTTACCAGAAAAACGGTATACTAAGCGCTTTTCACCAACGGACGGACGACCATGCACCCGATGCTCAACATCGCCACCCGCGCCGCCCGCCGCGCGGGGGATCTGATCGTGCGCGCCCTCGACGACATCGACCGTCTGGACGTGGATGTCAAGGGACGCAACGATTTCGTCAGCGAAGTGGACCGAAGCGCCGAGCGCGAGATCATCCGCATCCTCAAGAAAGCCTACCCCCACCACCAGTTCCTCGGCGAAGAAGGGGGAAGACAAGGGAAACGGACCGCCCGGGAAGACGAGTACCTGTGGATCATCGATCCCCTGGACGGCACCACCAATTTCCTGCACGGCTTTCCCCAGTTCGCCGTCTCCATCGCCCTGCGACACGCCGGCTGTATCGAGCAGGCGGTGGTTTACGATCCGCTGCGCCAGGAGATGTTCACCGCCAGCCGTGGCCGCGGGGCGGCCCTCAACAACCGCCGCATTCGGGTGTCACGCCAGACCAGCCTGCTGGGATCGCTGCTGGGCACCGGGTTCCCCTTCAAGCAGCAACAGCATCTGGACGCCTATCTGCAGATGTTCCGGGCCCTGTTCAAGGACAGCGCCGG comes from Methylomarinovum tepidoasis and encodes:
- a CDS encoding RNA methyltransferase, with translation MVPQIRIVLVETSHPGNIGAAARAMKNMGLYELALVAPKCFPHHEATARAAGADDVLAQARCHASLAEAVADCQLVIGTSARRRTIQWPLLTPRQCAERVTAEPPGHRVALVFGRERSGLTNEELDLCQFGLHIPCNPDYSSLNLAAAVQVVAYELFLAGKAMPSEPREERLATHAELESFYRHLAQALNDIGFLHSSKQAPSIMRRLRRLFGRARLEKREVDMLRGILSCAQRQAYKEAE
- a CDS encoding inositol monophosphatase family protein encodes the protein MHPMLNIATRAARRAGDLIVRALDDIDRLDVDVKGRNDFVSEVDRSAEREIIRILKKAYPHHQFLGEEGGRQGKRTAREDEYLWIIDPLDGTTNFLHGFPQFAVSIALRHAGCIEQAVVYDPLRQEMFTASRGRGAALNNRRIRVSRQTSLLGSLLGTGFPFKQQQHLDAYLQMFRALFKDSAGIRRAGAASLDLAYVASGRLDGFWEIGLQPWDMAAGVLLIQEAGGIVSDFSGGDRYMETGNIVAGTPKLQQIICQTIEPYVTDDLC